In Polaribacter sp. Hel_I_88, the following proteins share a genomic window:
- a CDS encoding non-canonical purine NTP diphosphatase, with protein MKLVFATNNLNKLKEVQEMLSNSIEILSLKDINCFDDVDETETTLEGNSKLKANHITKKFGYNCFADDSGLEVESLDGKPGVYSARFAGEPANAENNMQKLLSALKNKENRKAQFRTAVCLNIDDKQYVFEGICKGEILHEKQGEKGFGYDPIFKPEGYNISFAEMSSEEKNKISHRGIAIQKLVTFLKNYN; from the coding sequence ATGAAATTAGTCTTTGCCACCAATAATTTAAACAAATTGAAAGAAGTACAAGAAATGTTATCAAATTCAATAGAAATATTGAGTTTAAAAGACATTAATTGTTTTGATGATGTTGATGAAACTGAAACTACTTTAGAAGGAAATTCAAAACTAAAAGCAAACCATATCACTAAAAAATTTGGTTATAATTGTTTTGCTGACGATTCTGGTTTGGAAGTTGAAAGTTTGGATGGTAAACCTGGTGTATATTCTGCACGTTTTGCTGGTGAACCTGCAAATGCTGAAAATAACATGCAAAAATTATTATCAGCATTAAAAAATAAAGAAAACAGAAAAGCACAATTTAGAACGGCTGTTTGTTTAAATATTGATGACAAACAGTATGTTTTTGAAGGTATTTGCAAAGGTGAAATTTTACACGAAAAACAAGGAGAAAAAGGTTTTGGTTACGACCCTATTTTTAAACCTGAGGGTTATAATATCTCTTTTGCAGAAATGTCATCAGAAGAAAAAAATAAAATTTCTCACAGAGGAATTGCCATTCAAAAATTGGTTACTTTTTTAAAGAATTATAATTAA